TCCATCCGGATTATAGAATCAGAGACGTGAAAGGACTCGAACACGACCGAAGGCTAACGTATTCAAAAGATCTGATTCGACAGGTCGAGGTGAGACTTTCCACATAAGCTATCAAAACCTAAAAAGCTAATCAGTTTCATACCGCTTCGCAGTTACTGGAAACATCTCCTGATCGATCATCTCCTCCTGGTACGGGGCCGACAATCGCGCAACTTTCGTTGATTTGGTCACAAATTGGATTCACTCTTCCGCCAACGTTGGACTACTTCATCGATCGTAAGCTGGAGTCAATTCGACTTGGAGGTAATCAAGTAAAACGGGTTCGTTTCTGGGGTGTCATTCATAACCTCAACTCCGACTACTATATAATCGAGCTGGAACGGGACGATCTGGAGGCGCTTCAACTGGAGCGTGAGTTGAGCCGGGAAAAGGTCGAGCTGGCCAGTGATATTATCTCCGGACTGTTGCGATCCTGTGTCTCCGATGACTCGATTGTATCCGACTGGTGCGGAGCGGAATCGATGGTGGCGGACATGTTGGATTTCATACTTGAGGACGCGATTCCACCTAACACTGATGAGGATCTGGCGGCGATCGTGGCTTTTCCTACGATGGAAGCAATCCTTCAGGAAGCCATTGACGTCGCCCAGGAACCGGAGGTGGAACTCAGCGTCATGGGAAGCTTGGATGTGGTTTCTTGTAATGCGACCGTATCCGGTGTGTCCGAACTGAGTTTGGATGGGTTGAAATTCGTAGCGGCCAAAAAGTTGCTGGAAGTTAAAATGAATGCATTACGGTATTTTGTCTGCCAGGATCCCATCAAAGAGGATTGGATAGAGCTGCCAGGAATAAGTTTGGATAAAATTAAAGCTTCTTGCGATTTAAGATCGTATTTCAAAGGTGATCTTGCAGCGCCGATCGGAGGCAGCATAGGACGGAAGTTTTTGTCTCACGAGAAAGACTACCTAAGAGCGGTAGTAGCTCGGATTAGTATGGATCAGGTTTCGAGGGCTTCCGGATCACTTTTATTTTCTAAGCGGGATGTGTCTGTGTACTACAGAGAGACGAGGCTTGACCGTGACTGGAGCGTGCGGAATCTCAACGGTCGACAACCATTACCAAAAATTGTTTGGCATCGGTCCAAACGATGGCCGGGTTCGTTTAGTTTCGAATCGGATCACATTTATCACGGTTGGGGACAGGAGGAAAGCTGGTCAGAGGAAAGTCAAGCTGCTTCAATATGAGttgtcaaatgaaattcaaaatgtAGAATAAATCACTGAATTACATTTCTAGAGGTTTTTCAATCGATCTAATTGACCATAATATCCAAATGCTAAACTAAAAGGGTCTAAAACTTTGAGATTCTAAAAATCCTACAATAATCTAACAGGAGTGCAACGACCCACGAGCCTACGAGTTCAACAACTCGAGAGCCAAATAGTCCAATAGTTGAAGATGGTGGCCTAGAGTCGAGGAACCCAAGAGTCAAATAACATAGTCCAGAAATCTCTAAGCTCAAAAGTTAGAGAACCTGAGAGTTCAAAAGATAATGGACCTAAATACCGGAGTTCAGCAGTTGTGGAATCCAAAGCGTCGAAGATCCCAAAAGTTGCCGAAAAGATCTAGAGCGCCAACAGTTGAAGAGGTGGTcaaaaaccaaaaaagattCAAAGAGGAAAAGTCAAAGACTTTAAAAGTCGAAGAGTCCAACACGCTAAGAACTCCAATCTCTAACTCCAAGAAAAATGAATTTAGAAGCTCATGAGTTGAAATGAAAATCAAGGACTGAAGACCCCAAGGTtcgaagaatccaagaatcgatGGGCCCAATACTCGAAGAATCCATGAGTCCAAGTCGAAAAATCCGAGAGTCCAAGTGTTCATTATTCCAAGAACCAGAAAATCGAGAAGTTCAAGCTAATCCAATATTACAAATGGCTACGATTCAAAATGTCTAACAAGTTCATGCGTCCAACAGTTGAAGAGTTCAGGAGTCCATTAatccaagaaacgaaaagtttcGGAGTCTAATAGCCAAAGTCCAAGTACCGAGAGATGAAGTGTTCAAGATGACGAGTAGAAGGACCCAAGATCTCTAAGATATTTAAGAGTAAAAGAGGTCCAAGAGCCGAAGAACTCAAGAGTCAAAGAACATAAGTATCGAAGAACTCAAAACCAATAATCGAAGAGCGAAACAATCTAGGAGTAAGTAAGTAGTTAAGAATGAGAAAGTCGACGAATCCAGTTCAAtcgaaaaaaacaaacgcaacaTTCGAGGAGTCCAAGAGCTCAGGATTCAAAAGTTCAAGAAGCGGAAAGCCCACGAATCCAAAAAGCGAATAGTGCAAGAATCGTAGAGCTCTACTATCGAAGAGACCAAGAATCGAACAGTCCAAGAGTCAAAAAGCCCAAAGGTGGTTAAGACCATGAGTCGCAATATTCAAGAGCCAAGAGCTCAACAGTTGAGGAGCGCAAAATccgaaataaataataaatattcgaaaagTCCAAGAGTCGAAGAATCGAAGAGTACAACAGTAGAGAAAACGGAGAGTGGAAGACCAGGAGAagctcaaaaatcgaagaggccAATAAGTCCAAGAGCTGAAAAGACCATGAATCAACGAGCCAAGGGATCAACAGTCGCGTAGCCTAAGATTCGAAATCCAATAATCCAGAAGTCCACGAATCGATCAACTAAACTGTCGAAGAACTGAAGAGTCGATGAGAGCAAGAGTTGAACACGAAGAATCGCGGTCCTTAAATCCGTAGTTTCGTATTTCTAAAGTGCCAAGAGTTGAAGAGGCTAAGTGTCGAAGAGTCGAAAAGTCAACGAACCCAGCTCAACTGTAGAAAAACCCAGGATTCGATAATTACAAAAGCTCAAGAGTTAAGGAACTAAAGAATTCATTTGACGAAAAGCCTAAAAGTTGAAAGGGCAAAAAATCGAAAAGTATAATAATCGTAGAATCCTAGTGTCGAAAATTCATAGAGCTAAACATATAAAAGTCCAAGAGTCAAAAACTATAAGAGTTGAGAAGGCTAAAAGTCAAAGAGCCAAGAGTTGAAAAGCCAAGAGTTGAACTGTTGAGGAGTCTAAGATTCGAACTCCAATAATCGAAAAGTCTAAGATTCGAAGTACTCAAGCGTTAGAGAACTCAAGTTATGAAGAGCCCAAGGGTTAGAAAACCTCAAGTATAGCAGAACTCAAGAAGCTAGGAGCACAAAAGCTGAAGATCAAGCAACGAGGAGTCAAAAAGGAAAGGAATTGAAGAGGCCAAGACTAGAAGAACCAGGAGTTCAAAAGTCGAGGAGCCTTTAATTCGAACTCAAAAAATCGGTCTAAGTGTCGAagatcttaagaaccttagagtTCAAAAGTCGAAAATTCCAAGTGTCAGTCGACAAATCTAGTTTAACCGTAGAAGAGCGCATGACTCCATAAGTCACACGGTTCAAGAGGTGGGAAGCCCAAAAGTCCAAATATCGAAGAGTACAATAGTCAAGAAATCGTAAGAAAGCTCAAAACTCGAAGAGTCCAAGAGTTGAAAAGAACGAAGGCGAAGATTCAAGAGTTCAACTGTCGAGTAGCCTAAGATTTGAACTCCAATAATCGAAAAGTCCACGAGTCGAAGTATTAAGTGCCGGTGAACTGAAGAGTGCAGAAGAACAAGAGTTGAAGACCATGAATCGAAGAGCTTAAGATCAAAAGTCGGCCAAGTATCAGAAAGTCGAAAAATTCATCGTCGATGAAGTCAGTTCAATCGTAGAAGAAACCAAGAGTCGATGAATGCAGGAGAAGTCAACAGACAGAGGATCCTAGAGGCAAATAAGTCAAATATTGAAGAGTGTAATGATTGTATAATCGTAGTGCCAAAAAGCAGGAATCGAAgagttcaaaaatcgaagagcccAAGAGTCGAAAAGTAGAAGAATTGAAGAAGCTGAGATTGGAAGAGCCAAGAACTCAACAGTCGAGGAGCGTAAAATTCGAATGCCTCCAGGCAAACGGTTAAGGCGatattaataattataaaattcGAAGAGCTGAGTGTGGAAGAGCGTGTGAACCTTGAAGTTCAAGAGTCGAAAATACCTAGAGTTGTCAAAAAATCGAAAAGTCGACGAATCCAGTTCAACAGTAAAAAAACCCAAAAATCGAAGAGTCTAGGAATCAAAGAATTCAATAGGCGGAAAAACCAAGAGTCGAATAAGCTAAAAATCGAAGAGTGCAATAATCATAGAGTTGAAGAGCGAAGAGCTCACACATCTAAAAGGCCAAGAGTTCACGACgacaagagtcgaagagtcaagAGTTCAACAGTTGAGGAGTCTACAATTCGAACTCCAATAATTGAAAAGTCCAAGAGCTGAAGAACTTACGAGTCAGAGAACTCAAGTAACGAAGAACTCAACAATCTAGAGGAGAATGAAAGTCGAATACCACGAATCGAAGAGCTCAAGAATCGAAAAGTAAAAGAGTTGAAGAGATCGAAAGTTGAAGGGTGAAAAGTGCAACCGTAAAAGTAGCCAAGAGTCCAAGGATGAAGATTCAAAGCATTCAATAGTTAAAGACCATGAATCAAAGAGCTCAAGAATCGAAAAGTAAGAGTTGAAGAGGCCAAAGgtcgaagagtcaaagaattcaaGAGTTCATAACCACGAATCAAAGAGCTCAAGGATTAAAAAGTAAAAGAGTTGAAGAGGCCAAAAGTCGAAAAGTCAAACATTCAACCGTAAAAATAGCCAAAAGTCGAAGAATCAAGATTCAAAgaattcaagagttcaagaccaCGAATCGAAGAGCTCAAGaatcgaaaaataaaagaatttaaGAGGCCGAATATCGAAGAGTCAAAACTTAAACCGTGAAAATGGCCAGGAGCCGAAGAATCATAACTTCAAGACCACGAATCGAAGAGCTCAAGAATAAGAGTAAGAGTTAAAGAGATCAAAAGTCGAAGAGTCAAAAATTCAACCGTAAAAAGAGCCAAGAGTCGAAGAATCAAGAGTCAAAAAATTCAAGAGTTCAAAACCACGAATCGAAAAGCTCAAGAATCGAAAAGTAAGAGTTGAAGAGGCCAAaagttgaagagtcaaagaattcaagagttcaagacaaGGAATCGTAGAGCTCACGAATCGAAAAGTAAAAGCATTTAAGAGGCCAAATATCGAAGAGTCAAAAATTAAACCGTGAACATGACCAGGAGCCGAATAATCAAGACCACGAATCGAAGAGTTCAAGAATCGAAAAGTAAAATAGTTGAAGAGGTCAAAAACCAAAAAGTCAAAAATTCAACCGTAAAAATAGCGAAGAATCGAAGAATCAAGAGTCAACGAATTCAAGAGTTTAAGACTACGAATCGAAGAgttcaagaatcgaaaaaaaaaagagttgaaGAGGCCAAAAGTCGAAGATTCAACgaattcaagagttcaagactaCGAATCGAAGAGCTCAAGAATCGAAAATTAAGAGTTGAAGAGGCCAAAAGTCGAAGAATCAAAAATTCAACCGTAAAAATAgtcaagagtcgaagagtcaaagaattcaagagttcaagaccaCGAATCGAAGAGCTCAAGAATCTAGAAGAAAGAGTCGAAGAATCAAAGAATTTAAGAGTTCAAGACCACGAACCGAAGAGCTCAAGAATCGAAAAGTAAAAGAATTTTAGAGGCCGAATAACGAAGAGTCAAAAATTAAACCGTGAAAATGGCCAGGAGCCGAATAATCAAGAGTTTAAGACCGCGAATCGAAGAGCTCAAGAATTGAAAAGTAAGAGTTGAAGAGGCCAAAAGTCGGAGAGTCAAAAATTCAACCGTAAAAAGAGCCAAGAGTCGAAGAATCAAGAGTCAAAggattcaagagttcaagaccaCGAATCGAAGAGCTCCAGAATTGAAAAGTAAAAGAGTTGAAGAGGCCAAAAGTCGAAGAGTCAAAAATTCAACCGTAAAAAGAGCCAAGAGTCGAAGAATCAAGAGTCAAAGAATGCAAGAGTTCAAGACCACGAATCGAAAAGCTCAAGAATTGAAGAGTAAAAGAGTTGAAGAGGCCACAAGTCGAAGAATCAAACATTCAACCGTAAAAATAgtcaagagtcgaagagtcaagagtcagagaattcaagagttcaagaccaCGAATCGAAGAGCTCAAGAATCGAAAAGTAAAAGAATTTAAGAGGCCGAATGTCGAAGAGTCAAAAATTAAACCGTGAAAATGGCCAGGAGCCGAAGACTCAAGAGTTCAAGACCACGATTCAAAGAGCTCAAGAATCGAAAAGTAAGAGTTGAAGAGGCCAAAAGTCTAAGAGTAAAAGAATTCAACCGTAAAAATAGCCAAGAGTCGAAGAATCAAGAATTAAAGAATTCAAGAGTTGAAGACCACGAATCGAAGAGCTCAAGAATCGAAAAGTAAAAGAGTTGAAGTGGCTAGAAGTCGAAGAATCAAAGAATTCAAGTGTTCAAGAGGCGAAAACCCAAGAGTAAAACAAGCCGAAAATCGAAGAGTACAAAAATCGTGAAACCAGTTGAATTGTCGATAAAACCAAGAATCGAAGTCCAGGAATCATAACGCTCGATAATCGAAGAGTTTTAGAGTTGAAAAGTCCAAGAGTTCAATAACAATCGAGGAGCGCAAAAATTCGAACTCCTATAATTTCAAAATCGAAGAGTCAAAGAACTCAAAACTCGAATACAgtcaaaatcgaagagaaaaagtcGACGAATTCAGTTCAACCATAGAAGAACTGATCTGTCGAAGAAGTTAAAGCTGTGGAAAGCCCAAAAGTCGAATAAGCAACAATCGAAGAGCGAAGTGTGTAATGGTCCTGGCATCAGAGAGTCGCAAAATCTAAATGTCGGAAAGTCCAAGAGGTGATGGATTCGAGCATCGAAACAGCCCAAACGACGAGAAGTCCAAGAATTCAGAAGGCCAAAAGTTAAAAAGCACCTCGAAACGATTTTGAATGTGGGTTTGAAACGATTTATCCTGTATTCCAGGAGTCAACGAATCAGATAGCTCAAGAGCAAAAGAGTTAATGTGTTTAAAACTTGACTCGAAGAAGTTTAgaaaatttatgcaaaaaaatagaGAGCAAATCTTTTTTCCTGTCAAGATAAAGCCGGACAAAGTGAACTTTAAGCTAAACAAATCAATTTCCATAAGCCGAAATAAAAAGCAAACAAACAAGGCTTCCCGATTCAGGCTCTCAAAGCAAACAACGAAGTGCGAGGGTGTCAAGAGCGTGTGGCACCATAAACAGTATAAATTTCGCGCCTTTTCTTCCCCGATCTCACCGGCACCGAAAGCATGCGCGTTCGAAGCGAAGGCAACAAAACAGCTGATGATAAGAAATACCGTGCCGAGAGCGCCACGACGTGACCGGTTGCGGTACTACCCTGTGGGTGCTTGGGTCAAATGAAAAACGCGCCGGCCGTCAAAACACAGAAGACGAAGAAAAAAAGCGCTATCATCCAAGCAGTCAGTCTGCCAGTGACTGCCGTGCAATGATGACGCAATCGTAGGAAAGTGCGCGTAGGATTTTTATGCTTTCTATCTGTTTCACTGGAATCGAAGAAGGCGCTGAAATTGCGGTTGTTCATGTGGACAGCCCTAGCAGTGCTAAATGCTGCAAATTATTACCCCCCGAAGCTAGCTCCTGACCTTCTCCGTACGTTTATCCGTTTCGATGGGTTGTGAGTTCGGGTCCCTTTGGGAAAGGCTTCCCGGATTACGGTTCTCCCCGGTCTCAGTGTTCGGTGGTGTGTAACGGAAACCGTTGGAATCAACGGAAGTttaaaagtgaaggaaaaagttagttttccggCTCCATAAGCGTGAAAAATTGTGATAAATGATGAGTAGTAGTGAATCAATTCTATCGGTGGCTAAGATGCCTTTGCTGCTGATGGCATCGGCGCTTTCCGGCGAAACCGGAAATGGAACAATCGCTAGCGAGGAGACACCGTTTAGTGATGTGAACgaaaattttgtatctttggttGTAAATGCCACCGAGCTTGGGAACGGATCCGTTCCGAAATCCGTGGCCGGCGGTGATACCGCATTGTCCGGCACGTTAGCTTACCTTTTTGATGCCGGTCGCTTCCAGATCCCACTGTACAGCGTAATCTTTCTGCTTGCGGTCATCGGTAACTCCCTGGTCATTCTGACGTTGGTTCAGAACAAACGGATGCGAACGATCACCAACCTGTTTCTGCTGAACCTGGCCGTGTCGGATCTGTTCCTGGGGGTGTTTTGCATGCCGTTCACCCTGGTGGGAACACTGCTGCGGGATTTCATCTTCGGAGAGGTCATGTGCAAGCTGCTACCGTACCTGCAAGGTAAGTGAGAGGTGGAAACGGTCGGAGTTATCGAGGGGAGGGGGAAAGTTTTATATCGACCGgaacagaacaaaaaaaaacagtgcttGGTTTGGTTAATGAGTTCACGTTACCGGAAAAGTTTGTGCGGTAGCCAAcgggaaaaaaattatctaGGATGCTATTTTATATTCATCGAATGGCCTCTTTCACGGGAAGGAGGAAACGGTATTTCGATACAGTTTTACtcgtagtaacaaaaaaaaacagtttctaATCGATTAAAGTGCCAAAAAGGTATTCGTGTGAAAGTCACAATTCTTCCACGAGGCAATAACATGGTACTCTAGATGTTCGTATTATTTTTGAATGCCAACGTACAGTTCatcccagttttttttttttttgtaacaatcAGAGTAGTAGGCTGTGCTTCGAGCCGACGGCTTCAGACAACATTTTTCAAGGCCGTTGTGATGGTCAAATGTTTTTACGATAGTTGTTTTGATATTGGCTGAATTGTAAACGcgtttttttagttttaattataagTAAAATCTTTGAGAATAATTTCAGTCTTAAACATTCCTAGCAGAAAATTCTTTTTCGGTGCCCAGTTTGAAACTAAAACTATAagcaattttcattgaaaacttgTTAGGAATAAGTTGTTGCAACATAATTTGTTTCATGGGTAAATAACACTTTCGTTGTTTTGTACTCCACACTTGAATAACTTGTCTTATATTTTTTACTTTGAGAAGGAATACAAATAGGTAAACAGTCATTGTTGAAAAGTGTATAAtcagtttattcaataaatgCGTGAAAGcgcattatttattttaaaacaacgtTATCGAAGAGCTGACATTTCTTCtctaaatttgcattcaaagGCAGCATAGAAAACTGCTTTTCGTTTATagttttcctaagattgtaaattgACCGAAAAGTTTCTTTACGCGAGTGGATGTTTTGTGATCGCAAACATCGTCCATCTGCAATACGGAAACGATTGGTCTCTGCTTCCACGGTTTTATATGGGAAAATTAT
This genomic window from Malaya genurostris strain Urasoe2022 chromosome 1, Malgen_1.1, whole genome shotgun sequence contains:
- the LOC131428626 gene encoding uncharacterized protein LOC131428626: MNHETSYPIALEGDILRAKSDSDQYRLSVDNALLNGRNFLQSQIGENGDNMFALLLRLVSRILSDRSEHGVALFEEYCRLVKQGHFIHPDYRIRDVKGLEHDRRLTYSKDLIRQVELLETSPDRSSPPGTGPTIAQLSLIWSQIGFTLPPTLDYFIDRKLESIRLGGNQVKRVRFWGVIHNLNSDYYIIELERDDLEALQLERELSREKVELASDIISGLLRSCVSDDSIVSDWCGAESMVADMLDFILEDAIPPNTDEDLAAIVAFPTMEAILQEAIDVAQEPEVELSVMGSLDVVSCNATVSGVSELSLDGLKFVAAKKLLEVKMNALRYFVCQDPIKEDWIELPGISLDKIKASCDLRSYFKGDLAAPIGGSIGRKFLSHEKDYLRAVVARISMDQVSRASGSLLFSKRDVSVYYRETRLDRDWSVRNLNGRQPLPKIVWHRSKRWPGSFSFESDHIYHGWGQEESWSEESQAASI